The following DNA comes from Miscanthus floridulus cultivar M001 chromosome 5, ASM1932011v1, whole genome shotgun sequence.
CTTTCCTTATTTTCGCTAGGTTATGTCTAGTTAAAGCTCTATTATTAATCACTAGCCATAAAAAGAAATGCACTCGGGGAGGGATTTTAAGACCCCAAACAACTTAAACATGCACGGTATTAATACATCTGAAATTTATAACTTTATAGAGTGACTGAGAAGAATAGATACCATTTGAACTAAAGTGCCAGACCATATCATCCTCCTCATTAGTTAACTGAATGGTTGCTACAAGCTCTACTATCTCCAGCCAAGTCTGATACATCTCACTAGAAAAATTTCTTCTGAAGGTGCATTTCAAATTAACCCCATCCCATAACTCAACTACAGTTTTCCCTTTCTCATTAATAATTCTGTATATAGGCCAGAACTGAATGGCCAGGCTTGAAGATCCCAACCAATTGTCCTCCCACAGCCCAACTTTCTGACCATTCTCTATCTTCCACCTATAACCCATCTTAGCAGCTTGAGCTGCCCACATTAAACCTCTAAAAAAGCTTGAAGCACCTACTGTATTAGATCTAAAAATGTTACGATTAGTAGTATCATACTTATAATCTATAAGCTCTTTCCAGAGCTTGTCTTTGTCTACTTTATATCTTTTTAACCAGGAGGCCATCAAACTAATGTTAAGATCCCTAAGATTTGGAAGACCCAACCCCCCCATAATCTTTACACATAGAAACTAACTCCCAATTAGCTAAGTGGTACTTGTGACTTTCTACAGAGTCATTCCAAAGATAATTGCCCATATGGGTGTTAATGATCTTGATGGCCCatttagaaaatgtaataaaggaTAGAAGGTACGCCGGTATACTTGCTAGGTAAGTCTTAATCAACATGTCCCTAGCTGCTAAAGAGAGAAGCCTCCCTCTCCAACCTGGAATTTTCTTCAAAATTTTATCCACCAAAGGTTGTATATCTTCTCTAGTCAAAATTATCATAGTGAAGAGGCACCCCTAGGTATTTAATAGGGAAAGATTCAAGCGGGCAGGAGAAGATATGAGCTAACCTATGTGCCTCATTCTGTTCTAAATTTAAGGGAACTAACCCACTCTTGTGGAAGTTAATTGTCATCCTCGAGATCTGCTCATACCACATTAGCATGCATTTTAGATTTGTCAGGACAAATTCCTCTGCCTTAGCAAAAAGAATAGTATCATCAACGTACTGTAAAGACACTATGCCTCCAGGCCTAAAATCCTCTAACAGACCTTTAACTAACCCTTTATTAGTTGCTTTAACCAACATCTTAGAAAGCCCATCACCTACTAAACTAAACAAGAAAGGGGATTAAGGATCCCCTTGTCTAAGTCCTTTACCGGTCTTAAAAAAAAGCACCATCTTCCCCATTCAGTATTATGCCTATTgaaccacctaccacaatctgcTTAATCCAACTAATCAGCAAAGGGTTAAAATTTCTAGATTGAAGCATGTCAAAGAGAAAAGTCCAGCTAACTCTATCGTATGCTTTTTCATAATCAAGTTTAAGGACAACTCCTTGTTTCCCAGACTTGTTAATGCTATGAACAACCTCATGAGCAATAACAACGCTTTCCAAGATATATCTACCTTTAATAAAGGCAGACTAGGTAGGAGCAACAATTCTTTGGACTACAGAGCTAAGCCTAAGAGTTAagattttggaaaaaaaaattaaaactacaaTTAAGAAGACTAATAGGCCTAAAATGTTTCATATTGGTGGCTTCCCCAACTTTTGGGATTAAGGTAACTAAAGCACAGTTAAGTCTATAAAGGTCTAGTTTTCCTTTATGAAAGTCTTCAAAGAGATCTACTAAATCTTTTTTAACTAAATCCCAAAATTTCTGGTAAAAAAGAAAAGGGAGGCCATCAGGATCAGGGGGCCCTTCTAGGTAACAACTAAAGATGACCTCTTTAATCTCATCCCCTGAAAAAGGAGCTATTAAAGATCTATTCTCTTCAAGGGTAACTTTGTCTTGTTCATCCCAAAAGTTAGCACTAAGTTTAACATCATCTTCTTTAGCAAACAACTTTTTGTAGAAGTCTACTGCTTTTTGCATCATTCCTTTTTGATCATACACTAAACATGTTAGACCTTCAAGGCAAACTACTTTTTTCTTTCTACTCCTCTGGTTTGCTATAGCCTAGAGGTATGCAGTGTTCCTATCCTCTTCCATGCAGTCCCTATCTCTAGACCTTTGTCTTGCTTTGATCTCTTCTAAATTCCAGATATGTTCTAGCTCCTTTTGTACAGCTCTGAACTCATTGAGTTCCTCTGAATTAAGCTCTCTAGATTTAGTTAGAATTTCTAATTTACTGAACTTATCCACTAGCACAACCTTAGCTTTGTTCATAGCAGCAAGCTCTTTGTTTGCCCAACCCCTCACCATCCTTCTAAGGTTTCTAATTTTAAACTGCCACCTATCCAAACCATTAGCTAGCTTACAAGGTGTGTTCCAAGCCTTTTCCACCATATTTTTAAAATAGTCCTTCTCCAACCACTATTTTCAAATCTAAACCTCTTCTTCCCAAAACTGGCATTCTCCCCTGAGTTAATAATTAGGGGGTTGTGGTCACTGGGTAATCTCTCTAAAGCTTTCACACTAACTAATGGAAAAGCAGCTTCCCAAGCTGTTGTGACAAAAATCCTATCTATTTTAGCCAAAACTGGGAAATCCTGGTTGTTGGTCTAGGTATATTTCTtattaggaaaaagtctacttaaccccccacctttcatacttggtctacttcaccccccaaactatgaaaccgtctgttttactccctgaactttctaaaaccgtctattttatccctggacggttttcagcggcgggtttgatacagtaacagcgggtctgctacagTGACAGTATGCTTGCTACAGTACCGGtggttttgaatttcctttttttatttatttctggtgaatttttgaaaaatcatagtaaatcatagaaaaatcataaaataaaaaatctaattttattggactccacatgagtagatctacacagtgaatatataatacggtatgctttagtacaatttttttttgtagctttagattaattgaaaaatccaattttgtctgtaattaattagaatttatctataactaagttatacatagtccaatgagtatggaatttttactatagttcaagcatacaataattagcgtaccataaaattttcaccataattggaccatagaagctgcagctatgaattattccaattaattacagacaaaattagattttccaattaatctaaggctacagtaaaaattttgtactaaagcataccgtattatatattcactatgtagatctactcatgtagagtccaacaaaattagattttttattttatgatttttctatgatttactgtgatttttttaaagattcaccgaaaataaaaataaaaaaattcaaacccaccattactgtagcaaaaccgctgtcaaaaaccgcccgggggagggtaaaatagacggttttagaaagttcaaggggtaaaacagacggtttcatagtggggggtgaagtagaccaagtatgaaaggtggggggttaagtagacttttttcttTCTTATTACTAGCACTCAATTCAATCAAAGCCCATTTATCTACCCACTCATTAAAACCATCAGCCCATCTGTGATTGATGATCCTATTATTTTTATCACTCAGAAATCTAACTAGGTTAAAATCTCCTCCAATAAGAATTGGACCTTGCCAACTATTCATCACTAAATCTAACTCATCtagaaaggtttgcctctgttCATCATAGGCAGGACCATACACCACTATTAACTTCCAGGAGAACCCTGTTTTCTTACATGTCATCATTACACTAACAGAGTAGTTCAACATCTCTCCTATAACCATGTTAAAAAGATCTGTATTTGCACCCACCAGGATTCCTCCTGCTGAGGCATTTGCTTCTAAATGAAATCAATCAAAAGGGATATTATGTGTCAGGGATTTTAAAAGCCCAGAAGACAAATTGTTCTTCTTGGTTTCCATAATGCCAACAAAATCAAGATGATTATATCTAATTCTACTCCTTAAAGCAGGTAATCTACCAATTTTCCCTAAGCCTCTAATGTTCCAAAACATACCTATCATTTTccttttttcttgtttttcttcCTATTTTCTACTTTAGACCAACCCATTTCCTGGTCAGTTTTCTGAATGTCAGGGTTTCCATCCTGACAGCAATACTAAGATTTTATCACGAATTTGCTGCGAATTTCTGTTTTTCGTCCCTCCAGTAGCTCGCCTGTTAGGTGACACTTGCCTAAACTATCGCCCCACAAAGAACACCCGTAGTCTCAAAAGGCTAATGcatcgcgcgcgcgcgcgcgcgagagagagagagagtcaaagCCTACCGTGGATGCAGTTCACTTGAAGGAAACAAAAACGCACTCAAAGGCGAGCGAGCTTCCCGTCGATGCACGTTATATAGTCGAATGCACATGGATGATCCTGCGCCACTGcagcacagagagagagagagagagagagtcaaagCCTACCGTGGATGCAGTTCACTTGAAGGAAACAAAAACGCACTCAAAGGCGAGCGAGCTTCCCGTCGATGCACGTTATATAGTCGAATGCACATGGATGATCCTGCGCCACTGCAGCACCGCGCTGATGAAATCGTCGTCGATGCGTTTTACGAGGCGATCGGGAGGTGCTTACTATACATGTAGCACTGTCAACGTGCTAGGCCAGTACGCAGTTGCGCCCATCTATATCGATCTACTAGTCATCGTCTCCGACTCTTCCGTATCCTCGTCGGCCATCCACGTCCATCTCCATCTTCGTCTGGATTTGGATCTCGGTGGCGATGTCTGAACACCGATTGAGAACGCATATGGGCACCCTGAGCAAGCGGAACGGGCCCGGGCATCTGGGCTGTTTCTTGCTCGGGGCTCTCCTGCCCACTGCCTTCCTGCTCTTTGTGGACTCCGACAGGGCTGGAGCGCTCTTGTCGAGCATGTCGAGCTTGGGGTTGGGGAATGGGCTGCGTAGCAACCTCACAAGCCACGGCGGTTCAGCGCCTGCCGGTGCCGGAGAAGACGACCAGGTAGTTTGTAGGCTTCAGTGCTCACAACAGCCACGACAGGTCACCGTACCTCCGCTTCCTCTCTCCTTcttttctctcctccacctcagcctacAGTCCACTCACAACCTTTTACTATACTTGCTCttattaggccttgtttagttggcgattttttttttagaaaatgatactgtagcactttcgttgttatttagcaattagtgtccaatcataatctaattaggcttaaaagatccgtctcgtgaatttcgtctaaactgtgtaattagttttattttttatttatatttaatgcttcatgcatgcgtccaaagattcgatgtgacggagaatcttgaaaatttttgcaaaattttgggaactaaacaagcacttatATGCATGCATCGGCCAAAACTCTGCTCCCAAACTGCATGGTTGTACGTGTACCAGCCAATCTAGCCGAGGTTTTAATTGACGATCATGCACAGGTCATATTCAAGGGCCTAGCCGAGCTGCTACCGAGGGTTGCCATGGACGACAGGACGGTGATCATCACGTCTGTGAACGAGGCATGGGCGCAGCCGGGCTCCCTGCTGGACCTCTACCTCGACAGCTTCAAGAACGGCGAGGACACCGCGCACCTCCTCAACCACCTCGTCGTGGTCGCCCTCGACGCCCGCGGGTTCGACCGCTGCAAGGCCGTGCACCCTCACTGCTACCACCTCAACGCCACGTCCGTGGACATGAGCTCCGCCAAGCGGTTCATGAGCCCGGACTACCTGGAGCTCGTCTGGACCAAGCTCGTCTTCCAGCAGCGCGTGCTGGAGCTCGGCTACAACTTCCTCTTCACGGCAAGATCATTCTTCACCAAGACTCGCAATTTCTTCGATATCTTTAACCAACAATCTTATTTATGACTACACTGACTGGTCTGCAGGACTGCGACATGGTATGGTTTCGCAACCCGTTCCGGCACTTCCCCGTGTACGCCGACATAAGCTGCTCGTCGGACCACTTCAAGCCGTCGCGCGCGCCGCTGGACAACCCGATCAACACCGGCCTCTACTACATGAAGTCGACGAACCGGACCATCGAGATGATGAAGTACTGGCGGGCGGCTAGGGTGAGGTTCCCGGGGCAGCACGACCAGGCGGTGTTCGTCAACATCAGGCACGAGCTTGTGGGCAAGCTGCATGTCAAGATCGAGCCGCTGGACACGGTGTACTACGGCGGGTTCTGCGAGTACCACGACGACCCAGAGAAGGTCTGCACCGTCCACGCCAACTGCTGCGTTGGGCTGGACACCAAGGTGCACGATCTCAAGGACTTCACCGCGGACTGGAAGAACTACACGAGCCTGATGCCGGAGGCGAGGCAGAAGGGTGCTTTCAAGTGGACGTATCCGACTAGGTGCCGGGATTCCATAGGTCGGCGTAAGCCTTGAGTAAGGCCGTCTCAACAATTTTCAAGGTCCTTTGATGAGCAAGATAGTAAAAACCTAGCAATCTATTTTTTTTCAATATAATGATTGAAGTACACAATCTCTACCACGTATAATTAATGCACCGATGTAAACTTCGCTAAAGCCACACCAAAAAGTGTCCCCAACAGTTCTGACCTTTTCTACATGCACCAACAAAAAAAAATGTACCCAAAACCAGCCACCTTTAAAACGAATGGACCAGATTCACCCCAAAACTCTCATTTCTCTTACTCAGATCCAACGGTCAAGGTTCTTTTGACCAAACCTCATCACTCATCCCTCGTCCCGTCCTGCGCCCACCCCACGCGTGGCACGCGCTGCTCTCCCTCTCCCCCGATGCCCCCTCCTCTCCCGCACCCGTGCCCACACCGCTCGTGACTCTCCCTCTCCCCAACGCTCGACTCGCGcgctcctctcctctcccccaCGGACAAACCCTAGGGCGGATGGCGCGGCGGCACGCGCACGCGGCGGACTCGGCGGCACGACGGACGCAGAGCACGCACCGGCACAGCGGAAGCGGACCACGCGCTGGCGTGGCAGACGCAGCTAGGGTTTCGTGGCCGTGGCCGCGCCAGTTCCGCCCTGGGTCTCCGTCTACCCCGGCGAGCAGGTTCGGCCCCTGCGACGGGCGAGCTCCCCGGCGGTAGGTGAGCTGGATCCCCTACTCGCTTCCCTCCCCATCCTCCTCCGTTGCCTCCCGTCATTGTGCAGCACCCGCGCATCCTCCTCTCCAGCATCGTCTCCCTCCCTCCGCCGCTCACTTGCGCGAACTAAGGGTATGTTTGTTTGAGCATTTTGCTTCAAATACTTGTTCCCACAGAGCTACAAAAAGAGATGTGTTCTAAGAACACCGGTAACGGCCACGAAATGACGATCTCTGAAGGAGCTCTCCTCCCATGGCAATTCGGACTGAAGTTTTTGTTCATGGAGCCCCCGATCCTCAATCGCCGCCCTGGCAAGGTGGTTGAGGCTGAGATCCTACGCCGATATGGCACTCCGGTTTGTTTTGATCCTGTCTCCTCTCCTCAAGAATTCCTCCTTGTCGTGTCAGTGGGCGGATGTAAATTCCGTCTTTCACCATTGACGGTGGGTTTTCTCCTCCAATCTGTGCTTGGTGGTACTGCTGATGCTTTTCGTGTGCTTCAATTGGATGATCGAGTTTTCAGATTCTCGGTGTTTTCTAAGCTGGCTGGTTTCCATGTTGCCCATCTCTGTTCTTTTGAATGTTCAGAATACAAGGTCTTCTTTCACCTATGGCAAGCTGGAGGTCCAAACTATAGAAAGGAGCTATAGCAATGGGAGGCTGAACAAGCAGCTGAATGGACCTATGTTCCCATATGGGACAACCGAGGACTGGATTCCCAACAGCAACGTCAAGCTCCGGTTCGTCTCACAGGTGCCAATGCAATTCTAATCTGTGATCATCGTCTTCCTTGTAGCTCTCTTGCCATGGcgttttcaaatttcaaacctcCTATTAATGGCCGGAGGTCAGCTTTTAATCGTCTGATTAATTTCCCTCATTCATATGTGCCTTATTACACTCAATTAGGGACACGTCTCCTGCACGTCTTTAAGTCCCTTGGCATGCACAATCTCTCGAATGCTGATATTTTAGGCCCAGTGCCTGATGTTTCAAAGCTTTTACCGGGATCCAAGCCGTTTGCAAATCTTTGCCCCAGATGTCTTGTGCTGGCCCATGACCAGCCCTTTTGCATTAACCCTGTCCGCTGCCGGAAATGTCTCCGCCTAGGTCATACATTTATTCACTGTGTCGCTACGCCTAGATTGGCGCGCCAACCTTCCTAGAGCGTCCCTTCAACTTCGGGGACTCAGAACCTTGGCCAGTCAATGACCGGTGGGCCAAGGATCTACAAATCCTTCACTGAATATTTTACAGAAGTATCTAGCATTTCTCCCCATCCCCCCATTACCGTGCCTTGGAGCAGAACCTGGAGTCTCCAGGCGCCGGAGTTTGACGACGAACCATCATCCCCGTCGTCGTCGACTTCGTCGAAGGTGACCCCAAGCATTGTGTGTACTTCTTTTCATGACTTTGCTTCTCGGATTCTTGGCATTAAGTATCCCTGCATCTCTCCATATCGCTGGGTCTGAACAAACCCCAAATTCTGCTACAGTGCAATCTCCCTCATCGGTGATTGCCTACCGCTACAGTGCAAACCCCAAATTCCCCTCTACGACACTCCTCGATCGCCTCGTCTCTGTTCTTGGCTTCGGGGCTGCTGCTGCAGGCGACCGGCGTTGTTGCTTGGCAGCAGCGGTGTTCCGATGGGCAGCCAGCAGAACGTGCTTCACCAGCTCGTGTCCTTCATCCTCGGGGCGTCCGCGACGAGCGCGCGGAGGGCGTTTCACGGGGATATCGAGCTGGGCAAATGGAACCACGGGCTTCGACGATGCTCCCGTCCAGGAGGCTCCTACTACCCCGGCAAGAGaacctgctgctcctgctcatgCACGCCGACGCAAAGGTCAATTCTTCAACATCATATCCCGGCCGGTTCCCAATGACGCAGTTGCGCCCATCTATATCGATCTACTAGTCATCGTCTCCGACTCTTCCGTATCCTCGTCGGCCATCCACGTCCATCTCCATCTTCGTCTGGATTGTTGGAACGCCGGCGATCTCAACCACCGGGCTCCGACGAGGTCACAGCGATCGCAGTCGCCGCGGTCACCACGAACAAGACGAACACACACACAGGTGAGAGTAAGAACAGAGGATGGTTTCCACGCCACAACGCGCAGCGCTTTCTGTTGCTTTTCATTGACTGATAAAGGATACACAACGGGCTCATGCCCGCTCACCCCGCCACGATCCACAGCTGCACGGTGCGCCGTTATTTCCGGAGCCCGTGCGACATGCACGGCGTGCGGCCATGGCGGGGAGTCTCCCTATGAAGCGGTCAGACCACAGAACGTGCAGTCTCCATTCCTGATCCGATTCTACGCCAACCAAAATAGACATGTGTTCAAATGTAAAACAAACTATGCCTATCAATGCAACTATATGCTGATACACGTTGACACGATTACAGAACAAGCAAAGCAACATTTCACCCCCTTAATCGTGATCAACTCTGATTGTACCCAGCCGCTGCCTCATCTCCACGAACCTGATCCTTCCAAGTGGTTTCGTCAGAATGTCTGCTAGCTGGTCATCAGTCCCAACGTGACTCACATCCACCGCACCATCAGTAATACACTCTCTGATAAAATGATACCGAGTGTCTATATGCTTGCTCCTCTCATGGTATACTGGGTTTTTGCTCAATTCCAGTGCTGACTTGCTGTCAATACGAAGCTTGAATTTCTTCACAGCACTGCAAGTCAGATCAGCCAACAGCCTGCTCAACCAAACACCCTGACAAGCTCCAGTTGCAGCAGCTATATACTCAGATTCACAAGATGATAATGAGACCACCTTCTGTTTTTGTGATGTCCAAGTAATTGGATTGCCACCAAGGAAGAAAACAACTCCAGTAATACTTTTTCTCTTCTCAAGGTCTCCTGCATGATCACTGTCAGAATAGCCAAGCAGTTCTGAATTTTCCCCTTTGGTGTACTTACAACCGATACCAGTTATGCCTGCAATATATCTGATGATTCTTTTGATGGCTGCCCAGTGATCAGCATTAGGTGACTCCATGAACCTGCTTACCATTCCAATAGAGTAGGCAATGTCAGGTCTAGTGTTCACCAAATACCTCAGGCTCCCAACCACACTTCTAAATTTTGTTGCATTGACCACTAATTCAGGTTTCCCAGGCAGCAACTTTACATGCTGCTCCATTGGGGTATCCACTGGATTGCACCCTTTCATACCACAGATTTCAAGAATTTTCTCTGCATATGAGCTTTGACAGATGGTGATTTCTCCTGGTTGTTGTTTCACTTCCATGCCAAGATAGTAGCTCAACAAGCCTAGATCACTCATGTTGAAGCTGTTCATCATCTGTTGCTTGAAATCAACAATACTCTTACTGTTTGGCCCACAGATAATGAGGTCATCTACATACACCCCAACTAGCAACAAAGATGCACCTGTTCCTCTCCTGTAAACAGCATGCTCCTCCTCACTTCTCCTGAAGCCAAGCTTCACTAACTCCTGATCAAGCCTAGAATTCCAGGCCCtcggtgcttgttttaggccatacaagGCCTTTTTCAATTTCAGTACTCTTCCTGCAGCACTGGAGCTAGCAAACCCTGGTGGATGATGTACATACACTTCTTCCATGAGATCTCCATTCAGAAAGGCAGATTTGACATCCATATGATGCACCTCCCACTCCCCTTGAGCAGCTAGAGCAAGCAAAAGCCTGACAGTCTCTAGTCTTGCTACAGGAGCAAAAACCTCATCATAATCCACCCCCTGGATCTGAGCATACCCTTTTGCCACAAGCCTGGCCTTGTGTTTTACCACATTTCCAGCTGGATCTCTTTTTACCTTGAAGACCCATTTTAGCCCAATGGCTTTGTGATTCCTTGGCAGTTCTGAAACTTCCCAAGTCTTGTTCTCGAGAATGGAGTCCAATTCATCTTGCATAGCCCTTTTCCAACAATCTTGTTCAAGGGCTTCCTCTACACTTACTGGCTCATCAGCAGCCAGCATGCACACACCACTATGTTCAAAATCGTGTATCATTTCAGTGGAGTCAAACAAGTCATTCAGACTTCTAAATCTCAGTGGTGCTCCCCAAGTTTCTTCAGAGGCATTAGTTGATGGTGTACCAGCTTGATTCTGACCTGCAGATGCACTTCCTGGAGTATTAATAGGATTTGGTGACAATTGATGATCACCAGCACCTTGACCCACACTGCCTAGATCACCCAAAAAACCTTCATTGTCTGGATCTGCCTGCACTGTACCTATTGTCGGATTTTGGTCAGTGTCTTCATACTGAACAATGAAAGTATCTGGATCGCTGTGGCTATTTTCCGTGGCCTTGTTCCACTCCCAGGGAATATTTTCTTCAAACAGTACATCTCTGCTGACTGTCAATCTATTAGTGTTTGGATCAAATAGCTTGTAGCCTTTAGTTCCAGATTCATAACCCAAAAACACCATTTTCCTTGACCTGTCTGTCAGTTTTGTCAGTCCTGGACCAATCAACTTGACGTGTGCAGTACACCCAAATGTTTTCAGGTGACCCACATTTGGTTTCTTGCCATGCCATGCTTCAAAAGGAGTCTTGTTCTTCAGGCTTCTCGTGGGTGATCTGTTCAAGACATATACTGCAGTTGCCACAGCTTCTGCCCAGAATTTTGAAGGAACAGACATGCTCTTCATCATGCACCTTGCCATCTCCACCACAGTTTGATTTCGACGCTCAACCACTCCATTTTGCTGAGGTGAATATGGAGTAGTTGTGTAATGCTTGATGCCTGACTCAGTACAAAAAACAGAGAATAGATTGGACACAAACTCTCCTCCCCTATCTGTTCTAAGAGCTTTCAGTTTGCTTCCATGATCTACTTCAGCCCTGAGCTTGATTTTCTTGAAGTAGTCAAGTGCCTGATCTTTTGTCTTAAGAAATTCAACCCACATGTACCTACTGAAATCATCCACAACCAACAGAAAATATGAACAACCTCCTGGTGTAATTGGGCTTATCTGACCACACAAATCAGCATGAACTAATTCCAGGCCGATGCCAGCTCTGAAATTTGATATTTGTGGGAAAGGTGTGCGGTGCTGTTTCCCTAGGGTGCACCCATCACACACTTGCTCAACATGTTCCACGGTCGGCATCCCCACCACCATCTCCTTCCTGCCCAAGTCCCTGAGGGCTCTGAAATTAAGATGGCCAAATCTAGCATGCCACTGCCATGCTTCatcatcatgtttcatcataaGACAGACTGGATTAACAAGCCCCAATTTGATTGTGTACAACCTATTTCCTATTCTAGGTGCTGATATCAACAATGTGCCCTCTGGATCAAGCACATTTAGCCTCCCATTTTTCAGAGAAACCTCACACCCTTTCTCCTCCAATTGGCCCAAACTGATGATATTGCTTTTAAGCTTAGGGATATAATACACATCAGTGAGTACCTTATGCTGTTCATGACGCCCTTGCATCACCATGGACCCAATGCCGTGGATCTCGACGTGGGAGCCATCACCGAAGAGCACTGTTCCTCGAACTTTGTCATCGAGGTACTGTAGCGCCGATCGAGTCCCCGTCATATGGTTGCTGGCTCCGGTGTCCAGCACCCACACTCCGTCAGGGCACTCGATGGGCACCACGTTCTTCTCCGCCAGGTGGACGACCTGAATGGATGCCTGCTCGACGCCGGCCACCGCCGCCATCAGCAACACCGCCCCATGATCTCCTTGCACGGCTATGTTCGCCTCAGGTTGTTtggcctccttcttcttcttttctctttttgGGCGCTTGCAATCCTCGGCCCAATGGCCATAGATATTGCAGTTGTGGCAGCGCCCCTTCCGCCGTGGCTTGCCCTCGGAGGTTAGTCTACCTGATCCCGAGCTGCCGCCATCAGAGTGCGCCACTGACTTGGCCTTCCAGTGACCGGCACTACCGCTGGTGGCCCCAGTACTGCCGCCACCGGACCCGCTGCCGCCGCCATCCTTGCGATCCGCCTAGAAGCGATGTTTATGCTTTTCAAGCCAATCCTCTTCGGCCAACAGCAACCGCCCCGTCTTGT
Coding sequences within:
- the LOC136453926 gene encoding uncharacterized protein At4g15970-like, yielding MSEHRLRTHMGTLSKRNGPGHLGCFLLGALLPTAFLLFVDSDRAGALLSSMSSLGLGNGLRSNLTSHGGSAPAGAGEDDQVIFKGLAELLPRVAMDDRTVIITSVNEAWAQPGSLLDLYLDSFKNGEDTAHLLNHLVVVALDARGFDRCKAVHPHCYHLNATSVDMSSAKRFMSPDYLELVWTKLVFQQRVLELGYNFLFTDCDMVWFRNPFRHFPVYADISCSSDHFKPSRAPLDNPINTGLYYMKSTNRTIEMMKYWRAARVRFPGQHDQAVFVNIRHELVGKLHVKIEPLDTVYYGGFCEYHDDPEKVCTVHANCCVGLDTKVHDLKDFTADWKNYTSLMPEARQKGAFKWTYPTRCRDSIGRRKP